A stretch of Tripterygium wilfordii isolate XIE 37 chromosome 11, ASM1340144v1, whole genome shotgun sequence DNA encodes these proteins:
- the LOC120009570 gene encoding adenine phosphoribosyltransferase 1-like — MLRNVLLHSSISVSPPLLDSQRLPAPSPNRLSGLTVAPPLRLHLPLTLPRSLRRVLVPIQCSVSGDSMGDRKMAGSATDGKDPRVAGIASAIRVIPDFPKPGILFQDITTLLLDPKAFKDTVDLFVERYKGKDISVVAGIEARGFIFGPPIAMAIGAKFVPMRKPKKLPGEVISEEYSLEYGTDIMEMHVGAVQAGERALIIDDLIATGGTLCAAIRLLERVGVEVVECACVIELPELKGRERLGDKPLFVLVS, encoded by the exons ATGCTGAGAAATGTGCTTCTACACTCCTCAATTTCTGTCTCTCCTCCGTTACTCGACTCACAGCGACTCCCTGCTCCGTCGCCAAACCGACTTTCCGGTCTGACCGTTGCTCCTCCTCTTCGTCTTCATTTACCGTTGACTCTCCCGCGGAGTCTCCGCCGCGTACTCGTCCCTATACAGTGCTCCG TGAGTGGGGACTCCATGGGAGATCGAAAAATGGCTGGAAGTGCCACAGATGGGAAGGATCCTCGTGTAGCAGGAATCGCCTCTGCAATTCGCGTGATCCCAGATTTCCCTAAACCGG GGATTCTGTTTCAAGATATAACGACTTTGCTGCTTGACCCGAAGGCATTCAAGGACACTGTTGATTTGTTTGTTGAGAGGTACAAGGGGAAAGATATCTCTGTGGTTGCAG GTATTGAAGCAAGAGGTTTTATATTTGGACCTCCTATTGCAATGGCTATTGGGGCAAAATTTGTCCCCATGAGGAAACCCAAAAAGTTGCCTG GGGAGGTTATTTCGGAAGAATATTCATTGGAGTATGGAACAGACATAATGGAGATGCATGTAGGCGCTGTTCAAGCAGGAGAGCGTGCTTTGATAATAGATGATCTTATTGCAACTGGAGGGACATTGTGTGCTGCAATCAGGCTACTCG AGCGTGTTGGGGTTGAAGTTGTCGAGTGTGCCTGTGTTATTGAATTACCAGAGCTCAAG GGTCGTGAAAGGTTAGGAGACAAACCCCTGTTTGTTCTTGTGAGCTAG